The DNA window ACCTAGACCCGCTGAACGAGCTTCAGGTTCGAGAAATCGGCTTCTTGGCGAAGTAGAGCCAATTCGTCTCGTCTTCCCGAATCACTTCGTTGTGGAACGTCAACGACTCGGCCCACACTTCTGGAAACACATTGCGCAGCGCCGTCTCGAAGCGCGGGCTCTTCGCATACGACCAGAAACCGAAGATCCCGCCGGGCGCGAGATGCGAAGCCAGCTTCCGAAGGCCCGCTTCTTCGTAGAAGCTCTTGCTGGTCTCCCCGAGACGTTCTTCCGGGGAGTGGTCGACATCGATGAGCAAGAGATCGAACTTCTCCGAGCCTTCTTCGCTGAGGCGACCAAACACGTCTCCGTTCACCACCTCGAGCCGGGAATCCCCGAGCAGATCCGTCGACAGGGGCAGCAAGCCTTGCTCGAGCCAGCCGATGACTGGAGCGAGGA is part of the bacterium genome and encodes:
- a CDS encoding spermidine synthase, with the protein product MDIQDLDVLAYEQTPIGAICLQQRGMEGDATRRVTEITLDHQFLMSSHSTWSERKLAERGLSLQAGDGLRVLVGGLGLGYTAREVLRSHRVGELEVVELLAPVIGWLEQGLLPLSTDLLGDSRLEVVNGDVFGRLSEEGSEKFDLLLIDVDHSPEERLGETSKSFYEEAGLRKLASHLAPGGIFGFWSYAKSPRFETALRNVFPEVWAESLTFHNEVIREDETNWLYFAKKPISRT